The Sphingobium yanoikuyae genome contains a region encoding:
- a CDS encoding ankyrin repeat domain-containing protein, with amino-acid sequence MPNEPGDLPPLPSPERLRELMFDAAQLGRTDVLPALLHAGCAVEAKDERGYTPLILAAYHGHDEAVALLLDHGADPEAGDAARGNTALMGAAFKGFTSVARLLLERGADAETTNKAGQTALMLAALFDRREIADLLVAQGADPERCDAAGNSALSVARDQNNAAMGEHLRGACPASRPGSWRAESAILTS; translated from the coding sequence ATGCCAAATGAGCCCGGCGATCTGCCGCCCCTGCCCTCGCCCGAGCGGCTGCGCGAACTGATGTTCGATGCGGCGCAGCTGGGACGGACCGACGTGCTGCCGGCCCTGCTGCATGCGGGCTGCGCGGTCGAGGCAAAGGATGAGCGGGGCTATACCCCGCTCATCCTGGCGGCCTATCATGGGCATGACGAGGCCGTGGCGCTGCTGCTCGATCACGGCGCCGATCCCGAGGCGGGTGATGCCGCGCGCGGCAATACCGCGCTGATGGGCGCGGCGTTCAAGGGCTTCACATCGGTCGCCCGGCTGCTTCTCGAGCGCGGGGCAGACGCCGAGACGACCAACAAGGCCGGCCAGACTGCCCTCATGCTCGCCGCGCTGTTCGACCGGCGAGAGATTGCCGATCTCCTGGTCGCGCAGGGCGCGGACCCCGAGCGGTGCGACGCCGCGGGCAACTCGGCGCTGTCGGTTGCGCGAGACCAGAACAACGCCGCCATGGGCGAGCATTTGCGCGGCGCTTGTCCTGCATCTCGGCCTGGGAGTTGGCGGGCAGAAAGCGCCATTCTCACATCGTAG